The DNA segment CTCCTTCGTGGGGTGGGGCGGGCTCGTCCACTTCTTCGACGCCGGGGCGCTCGCCCTGGGCGCCCAGAAGAGCGCGGCCGTGGCCGGCCCCAAGGCGCTCGTCGCCGGCACGCTCGTCTGGCTGGCGGGCTGGGGGCTCATCGCCGCCGGCATCCGCCGCGCGCCGGCCACCGGTGACGGGCCCAGCCCCGCCGCGGGCGCGACCCTGTACCCGCGCCTGGCGCGCTACCGGGACTTCTACTGGAGCACGCTCGGCGCCTACGGCGGCGGCATGCTCCTGGCGGAGCTGGTGCTGCTGCTGCTGCAGACCGTCCTCTCCAGCGGCGTGCCGTCGGACCTGGGCGGCGCGGCGAGCGAGGCGGGCGGCGGGCTGTCCCTGCCGCCCACCATCGCGTTCGCCATCGCGTTCATCGTGAGCATGGCCGTGGCGTTCGCGTCCGGCTTCGTGGGCGCGTCCCGGGCGCAGCGGCTGTCCTTCCCGGAAGCCACCATCGGCGTGTTCTACCTGGGCCTGCCGGTGCCCATCCTCCTGTCGCTGATGGAGCGCGTGCCGTCCCTGCAGCTCGCGCTGGGCTACCGGCTGCGCGAGGTGACGTACGTCGCGGGGCTCATCGGGCGGCCGGAGCTGGCGTACTGGCTCGTCTTCGCCGCGCTGGTGCTGGCGCTCGTCTTGGGCATCAACACGGGGTTCATCGCGGCGGGCAGCGGCCGGGTGGACCTGCGGCTGGGCTTCGAGCTCTTCGTCGCGCGTCGGCACGTGGCGGTGTTCCGCCCGTCGCTGCTGCTCGGCGCGCTCGCGGTGCTGATGTTCGGCATCATCCCGCCGCTCATCGTCTACTTCATCATCCGGGGGGCGGAGGCCGCCGTGGAGCGCACGCGCGTGCGGGCCCTGGGCCTGGCGGATCCGCTGGCCGCCGCGTCCGCGCAGCACCGGATGAAGCTGCATGAACAGTCCCCCACCATGATGATGACCGCCCTGTCGGTGGGCGGCGTGGGCGTGGGCGTGATGGCGCTCATCATCGTGCTCAGCGTGATGAGCGGCTTCGAGGCCGACCTCCAGCAGAAGATCCTGGGCACCAACGCGCACGCCGTGGTGTCGCGCTACGCCGGGGACCTGCCGGACTACGACAAGGTGATGACGCAGGTGAAGCGCGTGCCCGGTGTGGTAGGCCAGACGCCCTTCATCATCAACCAGGTGATGATCGCCTCCGAGGGCAACGTCGACGGCGTCATCATCAAGGGCATCGACCCGAAGACGGTCGGCTCGGTGACGGACCTGCCCCAGAACATCCTGCCCGGCGGTGACCTGGGCCACCTGGAGCAGCCTGCCAAAATCCTTCCCAGCAGCGCGGTGGAGGACGGGGAGGAGAAGAAGAGCGCCGAGGAGGAGGACCCCATCATCGGCAAGCCCTCCAAGGCGGCGAAGCCCACGGTGCTGCCGGGCATCATCATCGGCCGCGAGCTGGCCGCGTCGCTGCGCGTGGTGGTGGGGGACCGGGTGAACGTCGTGTCCCCGCTGGGCACGGAGCTGGGGCCGTCCGGGCCCATCCCCAAGAGCCGCGCGTTCCGGGTGGCGGGCGTCTTCTACTCGGGCATGTACGAGTACGACTCCAAGTTCGTCTACATCCTGCTCAAGGAAGCGCAGGACTTCTTCGCCGTGAAGGGCGCCACCGGCATCGAGCTGAAGGTCGCGGACATCGACGACGCGCGCCGCATCTCCAACCAGGTGGTGCGCGTGCTGGGCGGCTATCCCTACCGCGCGCGCGACTGGGGCGAGATGAACAAGAACCTCTTCTCCGCGCTGCGCCTGGAGAAGCTGGTGATGGGCATCATCCTGTCCATCATCATCATCGTCGCCGCGGGCCTCATCGTCGCCACGGTCATCATGCTGGTGCTGGAGAAGCGGAAAGAGATTTCCGTCCTCAAGGCGCTGGGCGTCCCGGACGGCGGCATCGTGAAGATCTTCCTCGCGGAAGGGCTCCAGATTGGCGTGGCCGGCGGCTTCCTGGGCCTGTTCTCCGGCCTGGCGTGGTGCCTCTTCATCGAGAAGGTCGGCATCAAGCTGGACCCCGAGGTCTATTACATCCCCGCGCTGCCGGTGCGCATCGAACCGGTGCAGACGGCGCTGGCGGTGGTCATCGCGGTGCTCGTCACCTACCTGGCGTCCATCTACCCGGCCCTCAAGGCGAGCAGCGTGGAACCGGTGGAAGGTCTGAAGGCGGAGTAGCCATGGCGCTGTTGTCCATCCGCAACGTCTTCAAGAGCTACTTCCTGCACGGCAAGCGCATTGACGTGCTGCGCGGCGTGTCGCTGGACATCCACGCCGGCGAGCTCGTCTCCATGATTGGCGCGTCCGGCGCGGGAAAGAGCACCTTCCTGCACGTGCTCGGCACGCTGGATGCCCCGGCCGCCGGTGAAGTCCTCTTCGACGGCCGCTCCGTCTTCTCCATGAACGACGCGGAGATCGCCGAGTTCCGCAACCGCACCATCGGCTTCGTCTTCCAGAGCCACTACCTCTTGCCGGAGTTCACCGCGCTGGAGAACGTGGCCATGCCCGCGCTCATCCAGCGCAAGGACCGCGGCCCCGCCTACACCTACGCCCGCGAGCTCCTGGAGCGCGTGGGCCTGGGCAGCCGCGTGGACCACCGGCCGGGCGAGCTGTCCGGCGGCGAGGCCCAGCGCGTGGCCCTGGCGCGCGCGCTGGTGCTCAAGCCCGCCATCCTTCTGGCGGACGAGCCCACCGGCAACCTGGACCCCACGACGGGCGAGGGCATCCACCAGCTCCTGAGGGACGTCAACCGGGACCTGGGCATCACCGCCGTCGTCGTCACGCACAACGAGACGCTTGCTCGCTCCATGCCCCGCCGCCTGAGACTGGCCGGCGGGCAGGTGTCGGAGGCCTGATGGCCGCTCGCTTTTGGATTGAGGGGGCCTCCCCCCATCCCGTACATTGCCCCGCCTTTTCCTGGCCGGACTGCACTTGAGGCTCACCGTTCTGCGCAAGTCATTGCTCCCGCTGCTGGCGGTCGCCCTGTGGGCGCTCGGGCCGCTTCCCGCCCACGCCCAGGTGGACGTGGACGCGGGCTCGCCCGCCGTCGTTCCCCCGTCCACCCCCGCCGCCACGCCCGTGCTGCCTCCGGACGCGGGCACCCCCGCGGGCGGTGACGCGCCGCTGGCCACCTCTCCGGATGACGAGGACACCAACGTGTCCTCCGCGGACCGCGTCGTGGAGGTCCGCATCGAGGGCAACCGCCGCGTGGAGTCCGAGGCCATCCGCCGCGCCCTGCGCACGAAGGTCGGCGACCCGCTGACGCGCTCCGCGGAGGACCTGCGCGCCATCTGGGCCCTGGGCTACTTCTCCGACGTGCAGTTGCTCGCGCAGCGCATGGCCAACGGCATCGCCTACGTGGTGCGCGTGGTGGAGCGCCCCACCATCCGCTCCGTGAAGCTCCAGGGCAACGAGGAGCTCAGCGCGGACGACCTGAAGGAACAGCTGGAGCTCAAGGCCGGCACCATCCTCGACATCGAGGCCGTGCGCGCCACGCAGAAGAAGATCCAGGAGAAGTACGTCGAGAAGGGCTACTTCCTGGCGGAGGTGACGTACCGGCTGGAGCCCATTGAGAACGGCGCCGCGGTCAACGTCGTCTACGTCATCAACGAGCACTCGAAGGTGATGGTGAAGCAGATCACCCTCCAGGGCGCGGAGAAGGTGTCCCCGGAAGAGCTCAAGGCGACCATGATCACGAAGGAGGGCGGCTTCCTGTCCTTCTTCACCGGCGAGGGCACCTACCGCGAGGAGGCCTTCCAGCGCGACCTCGCCGTCATCCAGATCGCCTACTACGACCGCGGCTTCATCAACGTGCGCGTGGACAAGCCCACCGTGCAGCTGTCCGCGGACAAGCGCGACATCTACATCACCCTGCACATCACCGAGGGTGAGTCGTACGACATCGGGAAGATCGACTTCGCGGGAGACCTGGAGCGCCCGCCGGAGGAGCTGCTGAAGCTGATGCGCTCGCGCCCCAAGGAGCGCTTCAACCGCGGCCAGCTTTCCACGGACATCTCCGCCATCTCCGACGTGTACTTCGACAAGGGGTACGCGTACGCCAACATCAACCCCGTCACCTCCGTCAACGCGGAAGACCGGACGGTGGACCTCACCTTCGACATCCAGAAGGGCCCGCTCGTCAACATCGAGCGCATCGACGTCGTCGGCAACACGAAGACGCGCGACAAGGTCATCCGCCGCGAGCTGCGCGTCTACGAGGGCGAGCTCTACAACGGCACCGGCGTCAAGCGCAGCCGCGAGCGCGTCACCGCGCTGGGCTTCTTCGAGACCGTCGAAATCACCCAGCACCCGGGCAGCACCGACAACGCCATCGTGTTGCAGGTGGAGGTGAAGGAGAAGGCCACGGGCACCTTCCAGGTGGGCCTCGGCTTCTCCAACGTGGAGAACTTCATCTTCACGGCCCAGGTGTCGCAGAACAACTTCCTCGGCTGGGGCCAGAGCGTGTCCGCGTCCGCGCAGATTTCGGGCCTGCGCTCACTCGTCCAGCTGTCGTTCTACGACCCGTACTTCCTGGACACGAACTACCTCTTGTCCGCGGAGTTCTTCCGCGTCCAGGCGGACTACGAGGGCTTCATCCGCAACTCCACGGGCGGCACCGTGTCCCTGGGCCGCCAGCTGGTGGACGACGTGCTGGCCACGGTCGGCTACTCGCGTGAGTACGTGGACGTGCAGGCGGGGCAGGGCATTGGCGCGGTGCTGCTGGCCAACCAGTTCCAGTCCGGCGTCACCAGCGCGCTGCGCCTGTCGGTGTCCTTCGACCGGCGCGACAACCGCCTCTTCCCGTCGCGCGGCTTCATCCACTACGGCTCGGTGGAGACGGCGCCCTCGTTCCTGGGCGGCACGTTCCTCTTCAACCGCTACACCGCCTACTCGCGCCTGTACTTCCCCATGCCGCTGGGCTTCGTCTTCAAGACGAACGCCACGCTGGGCTACGTGCAGCAGCTGGACTCCAGCAAGCCGCTGCCCATCAGCGAGCTCTACTACGTGGGCGGCATCAACACGATCCGCGGCTACTACCTGCGCAGCATCAGCCCCACGCTGCTGGTGCCGCGCGCGGACAACCCGGACGCCAACGTCACCGAGTTCCGGGTGGGCGGCAACAAGCAGCTCATCTTCAACTTCGAACTGGAGTTCCCCATCTTCGAGAAGGCCGGCCTGCGCGGCGTGCTCTTCTACGACGCGGGCAATGCCTTCGGCTCCAACGAGAAGTTCTTCGAGGACCGGCAGGACAAGCTGCCCCTGGGCCTCTTCCACTCCGCCGGCTTCGGCTTCCGCTGGTTCTCGCCCATCGGGCCCCTGCGCTTCGAGTGGGGCATCCCGCTGACCAAGCGGCCTTCGGACGACCCCATCCTGTTCGAGTTCACGATCGGTAACTTCTTCTGATAGGCATTGACCCCAAGGCCCTCCCGGCCCTTTCGCCTCCGCCCCTCCCGGGCGGCAGTGAACAGGCCGGGCGGGTGGACGTCGGAGCCTGCAGCACCCTTTTCGAGGAGCCGTAACCCATGTCGCTTCGAAGCACCCTGGCGGCCGCCGCCGCTGTCCTGTCGCTCGCCCTCCCGGTTGCCGCTTCGGCCGCCGAACTCAAGGTGGCCTACGTCGACCTGCAGCGCGTGCTGCTGGAGGTGGACGACGGCAAGGCCGCCAAGGCCCGTCTCCAGAAGTGGCTGGAGGACCGCCAGAAGGAGATCGACAAGGAGCAGGACGCGCTGCGCAAGGAGAAGGAGACCCTGGACAAGCAGGCCAGCGCCATGAGCGAGGCCACGCGCACCCAGAAGGCCACCGAGCTCCAGAAGAAGGTGATGGAGCTCGCGCAGAAGTACGAGCGCAGCCGCGCCGAGGCCGCCAACAAGGAGCGCCAGGAGATGGAGCCCATCATCAACCGCATCGACCAGGTCATCGCGTCCATCGCGGACCGGGACGGCCTGGGCATGGTGCTGGACAAGCGCGACTCCGGCATCGTCTTCGCGCTGTCCCAGTACGACATCTCCAACGAGGTCGTCCGCAGCTACAACAACGGCAAGAAGCCCGCCGCGCCGGTGGCCAAGGACGCCCCGGTCAAGAAGTAGGCGTCGGACACCCCCGTGCCCTCGGCATCCAACGCGCACCGGCTGGGGGACATCGCCACCCACGTCCGGGGTGAGCTCCTCGGCGACCCCGGGCTCCTCGTCCATGGCCTGAACGGCCTGGAGGAGGCGGCGCCCGGGGAGGTGTCGTTCTACGGCAACCCCCGCTACCGCAAGCAGTTCGAGGCCACCCGCGCCTCGGCGGTGCTGGTGGGGATGGATGCCCCCGCTCGCGACGGTGTGGCCCTGGTGCGTGTGCCCAACCCGCACCTGGCCTACGCGAAGCTCCTCACCCTGTTCCACCCGGCCCGGCGGCCCCCCGCGGGCATCCACCCGGCGGCCCACGTGCACCCGGAGGCCACGGTGCACCCGGAGGCCACGGTGAAGGCCGGGGCGGTGGTGGAGAGGGGCGCCCACGTCGGCGCCCGCACGGTGCTGCACCCCGGGGCCTATGTGGGCGAGGACGCGCGCGTCGGCGACGACTGCGTGCTCTACCCGCACGCCACGGTGCGCGAGGGGTGCGTGGTCGGCTCGCGCGTCATCCTCCACGCCTCCTCGGTGGTGGGCGCGGACGGGTTCGGCTTCGCCTTCGACGCGGAGGGGGAGGACGGCCCCCGGCACTTCAAGATTCCCCAGGTGGGCATCGTCCGGATTGAAGACGACGTGGAGGTCGGCGCCTGCACCTGCATCGACCGCGCGACGGTGGGTGAAACGGTGGTGGGGCAGGGGACGAAGCTCGACAACCTCGTGCAGATCGCCCACAACGTGCGCGTGGGCCCGCTGTCGCTCATCTGCGCGCAGGCGGGCGTCTCGGGGTCGGCGGAGGTGGGCACCGGCGTGGTGCTCGCGGGGCAGGTGGGCGTGGTGGGCCACATCCGCGTGGGTGACCTGGCCAAGGTGGGCGCGCAGTCCGGCGTCGCCCACGACGTTCCGGACGGACAGGTCGTCAGTGGCAGCCCCGCCATCCCCCACAAGGACTGGCTGCGCGCCAGCGCCGCGTCGGGGCAGCTGGCGGACCTGCTCAAGGAAGTGCGCGCCCTTCGCAAGAGGGTGGAGCTGTTGGAGAAGGAGAAGGGCGGATGATGGACATTGGCGAGATCCAGGCGCTGCTGCC comes from the Corallococcus macrosporus genome and includes:
- a CDS encoding OmpH family outer membrane protein; the encoded protein is MSLRSTLAAAAAVLSLALPVAASAAELKVAYVDLQRVLLEVDDGKAAKARLQKWLEDRQKEIDKEQDALRKEKETLDKQASAMSEATRTQKATELQKKVMELAQKYERSRAEAANKERQEMEPIINRIDQVIASIADRDGLGMVLDKRDSGIVFALSQYDISNEVVRSYNNGKKPAAPVAKDAPVKK
- a CDS encoding FtsX-like permease family protein, with amino-acid sequence MHPAERQTDYRWPLLWAGALVALVGAILLGVAISESEAWAEVAGALGLSFVGWGGLVHFFDAGALALGAQKSAAVAGPKALVAGTLVWLAGWGLIAAGIRRAPATGDGPSPAAGATLYPRLARYRDFYWSTLGAYGGGMLLAELVLLLLQTVLSSGVPSDLGGAASEAGGGLSLPPTIAFAIAFIVSMAVAFASGFVGASRAQRLSFPEATIGVFYLGLPVPILLSLMERVPSLQLALGYRLREVTYVAGLIGRPELAYWLVFAALVLALVLGINTGFIAAGSGRVDLRLGFELFVARRHVAVFRPSLLLGALAVLMFGIIPPLIVYFIIRGAEAAVERTRVRALGLADPLAAASAQHRMKLHEQSPTMMMTALSVGGVGVGVMALIIVLSVMSGFEADLQQKILGTNAHAVVSRYAGDLPDYDKVMTQVKRVPGVVGQTPFIINQVMIASEGNVDGVIIKGIDPKTVGSVTDLPQNILPGGDLGHLEQPAKILPSSAVEDGEEKKSAEEEDPIIGKPSKAAKPTVLPGIIIGRELAASLRVVVGDRVNVVSPLGTELGPSGPIPKSRAFRVAGVFYSGMYEYDSKFVYILLKEAQDFFAVKGATGIELKVADIDDARRISNQVVRVLGGYPYRARDWGEMNKNLFSALRLEKLVMGIILSIIIIVAAGLIVATVIMLVLEKRKEISVLKALGVPDGGIVKIFLAEGLQIGVAGGFLGLFSGLAWCLFIEKVGIKLDPEVYYIPALPVRIEPVQTALAVVIAVLVTYLASIYPALKASSVEPVEGLKAE
- the bamA gene encoding outer membrane protein assembly factor BamA, with the translated sequence MRLTVLRKSLLPLLAVALWALGPLPAHAQVDVDAGSPAVVPPSTPAATPVLPPDAGTPAGGDAPLATSPDDEDTNVSSADRVVEVRIEGNRRVESEAIRRALRTKVGDPLTRSAEDLRAIWALGYFSDVQLLAQRMANGIAYVVRVVERPTIRSVKLQGNEELSADDLKEQLELKAGTILDIEAVRATQKKIQEKYVEKGYFLAEVTYRLEPIENGAAVNVVYVINEHSKVMVKQITLQGAEKVSPEELKATMITKEGGFLSFFTGEGTYREEAFQRDLAVIQIAYYDRGFINVRVDKPTVQLSADKRDIYITLHITEGESYDIGKIDFAGDLERPPEELLKLMRSRPKERFNRGQLSTDISAISDVYFDKGYAYANINPVTSVNAEDRTVDLTFDIQKGPLVNIERIDVVGNTKTRDKVIRRELRVYEGELYNGTGVKRSRERVTALGFFETVEITQHPGSTDNAIVLQVEVKEKATGTFQVGLGFSNVENFIFTAQVSQNNFLGWGQSVSASAQISGLRSLVQLSFYDPYFLDTNYLLSAEFFRVQADYEGFIRNSTGGTVSLGRQLVDDVLATVGYSREYVDVQAGQGIGAVLLANQFQSGVTSALRLSVSFDRRDNRLFPSRGFIHYGSVETAPSFLGGTFLFNRYTAYSRLYFPMPLGFVFKTNATLGYVQQLDSSKPLPISELYYVGGINTIRGYYLRSISPTLLVPRADNPDANVTEFRVGGNKQLIFNFELEFPIFEKAGLRGVLFYDAGNAFGSNEKFFEDRQDKLPLGLFHSAGFGFRWFSPIGPLRFEWGIPLTKRPSDDPILFEFTIGNFF
- the lpxD gene encoding UDP-3-O-(3-hydroxymyristoyl)glucosamine N-acyltransferase produces the protein MPSASNAHRLGDIATHVRGELLGDPGLLVHGLNGLEEAAPGEVSFYGNPRYRKQFEATRASAVLVGMDAPARDGVALVRVPNPHLAYAKLLTLFHPARRPPAGIHPAAHVHPEATVHPEATVKAGAVVERGAHVGARTVLHPGAYVGEDARVGDDCVLYPHATVREGCVVGSRVILHASSVVGADGFGFAFDAEGEDGPRHFKIPQVGIVRIEDDVEVGACTCIDRATVGETVVGQGTKLDNLVQIAHNVRVGPLSLICAQAGVSGSAEVGTGVVLAGQVGVVGHIRVGDLAKVGAQSGVAHDVPDGQVVSGSPAIPHKDWLRASAASGQLADLLKEVRALRKRVELLEKEKGG
- a CDS encoding ABC transporter ATP-binding protein — its product is MALLSIRNVFKSYFLHGKRIDVLRGVSLDIHAGELVSMIGASGAGKSTFLHVLGTLDAPAAGEVLFDGRSVFSMNDAEIAEFRNRTIGFVFQSHYLLPEFTALENVAMPALIQRKDRGPAYTYARELLERVGLGSRVDHRPGELSGGEAQRVALARALVLKPAILLADEPTGNLDPTTGEGIHQLLRDVNRDLGITAVVVTHNETLARSMPRRLRLAGGQVSEA